A section of the Phycodurus eques isolate BA_2022a chromosome 4, UOR_Pequ_1.1, whole genome shotgun sequence genome encodes:
- the rbm24b gene encoding RNA-binding protein 24b has product MHSAQKDTTFTKIFVGGLPYHTTDSSLRKYFEVFGDIEEAVVITDRQTGKSRGYGFVTMADRASADRACKDPNPIIDGRKANVNLAYLGAKPRVIQPGFAFGMPQIHPAFIQRPYGIPAHYVYPQAFVQPSMVIPHVQPSSATATAAAAATSPYLDYTGAAYAQYSAAAATAAAAAAAAYEQYPYAASPAPTGYMTAAGYGYTVQQPLAAAATPGAAAAAAAFSQYQPQQLQTDRMQ; this is encoded by the exons ATGCATTCGGCCCAGAAAGACACCACCTTCACCAAGATCTTCGTGGGAGGTCTCCCCTACCACACCACCGACTCAAGTCTCAGGAAGTACTTCGAGGTGTTCGGGGACATCGAGGAGGCTGTGGTCATCACAGACCGCCAGACGGGCAAGTCCAGAGGTTATGGATTT GTGACCATGGCAGACCGGGCCTCCGCTGACCGAGCCTGCAAGGACCCTAACCCCATTATAGATGGCAGGAAGGCCAATGTGAACCTGGCCTACCTGGGAGCCAAGCCCAGGGTCATCCAGCCAG GCTTTGCATTTGGCATGCCTCAGATCCATCCAGCGTTCATCCAAAGGCCTTATGG GATCCCGGCTCACTATGTCTACCCTCAGGCCTTCGTCCAGCCCAGTATGGTGATCCCTCACGTACAACCCTCGAGCGCCACGGCAACAGCTGCCGCGGCCGCCACGTCGCCGTACCTGGATTACACCGGAGCTGCTTACGCTCAGTACTCCGCCGCAGCTGCCACCGCTGCCGCAGCAGCTGCCGCCGCCTATGAGCAATATCCGTACGCGGCCTCCCCGGCCCCCACGGGCTACATGACCGCAGCCGGCTACGGCTACACGGTCCAACAGCcgctcgccgccgccgccaccccGGGGGCCGCGGCCGCCGCTGCCGCCTTCAGCCAGTACCAGCCTCAGCAGCTGCAGACGGATCGCATgcagtga